The following are encoded in a window of Gammaproteobacteria bacterium CG11_big_fil_rev_8_21_14_0_20_46_22 genomic DNA:
- the csrA gene encoding carbon storage regulator, which translates to MLVLSRKVGETVKIGEDIYVTLLSIKNNQVRLGFKADKNVPVHRVEVVKKLLKEQK; encoded by the coding sequence ATGTTGGTATTGTCAAGAAAAGTAGGTGAAACAGTAAAAATTGGTGAGGACATTTATGTCACGTTATTAAGCATTAAAAATAATCAGGTACGGTTGGGATTTAAAGCGGATAAAAATGTTCCGGTGCATCGAGTAGAAGTAGTAAAAAAATTACTGAAAGAGCAGAAGTAA